The sequence below is a genomic window from Canis aureus isolate CA01 chromosome 26, VMU_Caureus_v.1.0, whole genome shotgun sequence.
GGGCACAGGTCAGGGCGTTGCACAGGCTGGCATCACGGGCCCGCACTGCCCCGGCGGCTCTGAGTCGGGAAGCGCGGGCAGCGCCGCCCGGGCCCACCCCGACCCGGCCCGACCCGGCCCGACCCCGGCCGCCcgcgcctccccccccccgcggccAGCGGCgcccgaccccggccccgaccccgccccccgcgccccggccccggccccggccccgccgcctcgCGCGCGCCCGCACCCCGGCCCGACCCGGcggaccccgcgccccgcgctccCCGAGGGCAGGCCCGTTTCTGTCGACTCATGAGCCGGCGGGCGGCAGCGCGCTCCCCGCCCGGCCGGCGCCCCGCAGCCCGCCTCGGCCCACGCCGCGCAGGGCTCCCCGGGGCGCGCTCGGCCGCCCCCTCCCAGGCCCGCGCTCGGCGGGCGCTCGGCGGGGGGGCCCCTCGGGGCGGCGCGCAGCACCGGCGCCCGCCCTCCCCCTCGCCCGCGGCCCCTGCCCTGCGAGCTCACACAAGCCGCGGAGAGGAAGCGGGGACCTTCGCCTCCGGCTCAGCCTAGATGTCGCCATCGCGGCGCGAAGTTCCCCCACAACGACACCTCGACGGCGGCCATCTTGCCCGGGGTCGGCCGACGCCTTTTGACTCTCGCGCCAACCCGTAGAGCGAGGGCGCCGCGAGCGCCGTTCTGCGCAAGGACGGAAGCCCGAGTCCCGCGCTTCCGggcggccgccgcgccccgccccctcgcgggGGCCCCTGATTGGCTGCCGGCTCGGGGCCTGCGCTCGCGCGGTCTCGCGGGAGGTGCCTGGAGGGGCGGCCGCCGGTGCGTCTGCcctcccgctccccgcccccgcccccgcccccgccgccgccgcggctccCGCCTCCGCCGCGcgtcccccgcgccccgccgccctcccGGCTCGGCCCGGCCCCGCGAGCGGCCGTGGAGACCGCGCAGCGCGGGAGGCGGGCTCCGCCAGGTAAGATGGCCGCGGCGGCCCCGGGCGGCCGGGCCGAGCTTCTCCGGGGAGcgcggcgggccggggcggggcggggaggagccCGGGAGGCGCCGGGGAGGCGCGCGGGGAcgcggcccgggcgggggcgggcgggggcctcCCGGGCGCGCACGTCCAACTGCCTCCGGGTCGCGGCCGGGTCGGCGGGGCCCCGCGGCGCCGGGCGCTGTAACCGGGCGTTTATTCCTAAAGGGACATCGCTTCCCGCGAAGGCTCCGACGCGCAGAGCGGCCGGCCGGGGTCGAGGAGCCGCGAGGAGCCGCGAGCCGCCGCGCCTGTGCCCCGCGGGGAGGACGGCGTTTATGACCACCAGCGGAGCGggcccggagccggagccggtgAGGACGGGCGCCGCCGCCTGCCGCGCGGGGCCGGCTGCCTGTGCGTCCTCGGTTAGTTCCCGTGGACCATCCAGGACCAGGAGCGTGGTCTGAGCAACGCCTGTGCTGGCCTGGAGCCCCGGGGCCCGGCGCCCCGCGTGTGCCCTCTGCGCCCCGTGCGGCACCGTCCCGGCACCCCGGGGCCTCCTCTCCTGGCCTCGCCACCGGCCCGCGCGTCCCTCCCCACGCGCCCCCTGGGCCATCGGTGCCGCATCCTGGCCTTCACGCCCCTGTGCGGCCGCTGTCACTGTTCCCAGCGCTGAGCTGAGGACCTGTGATCCTGGGGCCGGCTCGCCTTCCCAGCGAGGAGTCAGAGTCGGTCCAAACTTGCTCTACTCCTCCAACCTGTTCCTCTGTTCAAGCCTTCCTCTTCGGCCGAGTCTCAAGCGCTCCTGCTTGTTCATCTCTCTGCATTCAGTCCGGAGCAGGGCCGTTGACACGTCCGTAGAACCTTCACCCGCCGTGTGTCCGACCTCCCTGCCGCTGCGCCCGTTTGGTGGCTCCTTGCTGGCTTTGCTGCTCAGCGCTTGCCACCCCGTTTCCACCGTCTAGCTTTTTAATTGAGGGGAGCACTCTCGCGTGTACTTAGCTGGCATTAAGTGAGCCCCGCAACTCACAGGTTACGGGGGGGAAGAATAGGAAGTAGTGGGAGTGGAGGGCTGCCCAGCTGGTACTCCCCGGGCCTGTGCCTGTCCGCTCTGGAGGATCGTGTCTTTACTTAAAGCAACAAAACGCTTTCTCACGTTCCTGTTTGTTGCCGTTGTTTTTTTGTCCTTTATAAAACTGTCTGGCATACCTGGGCCCTGCTGCAACTCACTTTATTCGTTCAACTGGTTTGTAAGAGATCCATGTGGCTGTGTTCCTATTTTAATTGGTTTAGCAAATTCTCTCATGTCGCTGCATGATCGGAGCCCTTTCTCAGCAATCTTAAAATTCAAGGAGCTCTGAAaactaaaagttctttttttttttttttttaactaattgatGGCAAAAATCTGACCAGGTGAAAGCTTTTAATAACTTCTGTTGCACTCAGTGTGGGTACTCAGACGTGTCCCCGGAGAGGTAATATTTAATTGTGGGGTGCTGCCCCAGACTGCAGTGAGAATGTCATGTGACATAGATAAGTTGTGCCATTTAGGCTTCATACAGTCTGcaaaatttttaattctgaaacaTACTTCCCCAAGGGTTTGGGGCCTGGGATTGTGGTTCTGTGGGCCACAGTTTGTCCGTGCTGCTGTTGAATGAACATCTGGGTGGGTGGCTTCCGTGTTTTTGCTGTTTTGAGCAGTGCTTCTGAGTGGGTGTGTGCGTGTCAGGTGCTCAGTGGTGAGGTTGAGGGTCTCAGCCTCGTAGAATTGCTGGGCTGTGAGCAGCTTGGGTCAGCTCTGCAGAGAGGGCCAAATATGTTTGCAGTTCCAACTGCTCTGACAGCAGCGTCACAGTTCAGGGGAACAACTGTCTGCATTGACACTCGGTGGAGTCAGACTTCTTAGCGTTGGGCAGTCTGCTGAATGTCTAGCGGCAGACTTCTTGAGGGCATACGTGAAAGAGCTGGTGCTTCCTTAGTGCATGTCCCTGGTGGCTGCCACCTGTGCTCAGGAGAGAGTTGATCTAAACTCCTCCCTTGGCCTGTAAGGCCTTACTTGGCATGACACCCCACACTCTTGACCTGgcagtttggaggcactcgtctctTCCTTGCACACATTCTGTCTCCCAACATCTCGGCCTTCTTTCTGGTCCCTTGGCTGCGCTTGGGCTAGGGGCCCTTTACACCTGCTGTTCTCCAGATTTAAAGTATCTTCTCTCTGTTACTTCATACCgtgtcattgtatttttttttcgtGTCATTGTATTTATCTCTGAAATGATCGTAGTCATCGTAgaatccttcaaaaaaaaatttttttttagcagtatAGTTGAGACTCAGTGTTAACTTTCTCacgtacagcatagtgatttgacaactgtCCAGGTTATGCTGTGCACAcaagtgcagctgccccctgtcaCCGCACAAGCCTATTGCGTTGCCATTGAGTGTATTCCCAATGCTGAACCTTTCATTCCAGTGACCTTCActaatttttacatcttttttttttcctgtagaaatAAATCAGAATGAGTTATGCAGAAAAACCCGATGAAAtcacgaaagatgagtggatggaGAAACTCAATAACTTGCATGTCCAGCGGGCAGACATGAATCGCCTCATCATGAACTACTTGGTCACAGGTAATGGCTCACAGCAAGGATGCCACCTGTCGAACAAAACTGCCTTTTCGTACACACAGTTGGAACTTTATTTCTTGGTAAAGCTAAGTTGTGTTTGGGTATCATAAAAACACAATGCTGATTTAATGAGTTCATAGATTACCATAGTAAAGATACAGTCTTTTGGAAATGGGATGGTGATTCCAGTGTCTGAGCTCCAAGGCCTGTTCCTTGGCCTTTGACATTTTTACACTTAATGAGTATAACTAAGAATGTGCTGAAGCACATTGAGAGTCCTGACTAACTGATCTGGCCAGTCTGGTAAATTATACTGGACTGTTTGTAGAAGGCGCACCTAACTcaaaagagaaagggggaggggcagaaacacacagaaagaaacaaaCGCGGTCTGTAACTAACAGTCCTCCTTGGTACTGGGAAGGAAAAGGGTGATTCTGTACATGATCAGAAAACGGAGTTGTTTCAAACAGGTATGAGTCTCCTTCCCGTTGTTCACGGTACCCCCTTCCTGTGAAAGCTGATGAAGGGAATGTCTGCCTATAGCGGGGGTGGGGCACATACCCTGCTTGGATGTTGAAGAGAACTGTGGGCCCACAAAGAGGCAGGAGTGGGAAGGTCCATTCAGCCTGGGAGGGCATAGCCAATGCGTCCCGACGCGCCAGGAGCCCCCTGCAGCTTCTTGGCCTGGAACTGCAGCCCTCTGTAAGGAGCCCGTATGGCACTGGGCTTCTCGGCATTCATTCTCACCCCTGGCGGGTAGGTGAGAGGTttttgggtggggtggggggcagtggaaTACATTCTTTTCATCTTCTGTGTGGAACATAACTAGTAAGCTACAGAGATGTTAATACCAACTCCCTAAGAAGGTGAGGGTCATGtcgaagattatttatttgatgtGAATGGGCTTTCTAGGGGAGAAAAAACCCTTGCATTAATGTCTTACTAGCTTCCTGAGCACTGAAGATGGTTGTTGTTTTCAGAGGGCTTTAAGGAAGCAGCAGAGAAATTTCGAATGGAATCTGGGATTGAACCTAGTGTGGACCTAGAAACACTTGATGAGCGGATCAAAATCCGGGAGATGATCCTGAAAGGCCAGATCCAGGAGGCTATTGCGTTGATCAACAGTCTCCATCCAGAGCTCCTGGACACAAACCGGTACCTTTACTTCCACCTGCAAGTGAGTTTCAGTTGAGAGATACCTGGTTTGTGGCCACTCCATAAGGCTATATGTGGTGATTTCAGAAGTAACGAAgctaatttgcatttaaatagaGTATTTCAGTTTATGAGGGGAAGGGGTTTCATTTAGCTGGTGCATTTCATATTTCAGAAGctgttttttactttaaaaatgctgacttaaaaaataaataaaaaaataataaaaatgctaacttaggggcacctgggtggctcagttaggcacctgactctgggttttggctcagatctcagggtcatgaggtcaggCTCTGCTCCtcgcttctctcttcctctgcccctctccccacttgtgtgtgccctccctcctccctcctcccttcctccctctcctttctctttctttcaaacaaatcttattttaaaatgctaatttgaTAATTCAGGGATGCTAGGCAATTGTCCTTTGAGTAGAAAGTAGTGCTGCACTGCCGGGCATTGTGTACCTGGGCGTGGGTGTgtaagtgtgtctgcctttgccgGTGACCAGCAACAGCACCTCATAGAGCTGATCCGCCAGCGTGAGACTGAGGCAGCGCTGGAGTTCGCACAGACCCAGCTGGCCGAGCAAGGCGAGGAGAGCAGGGAATGCCTGACGGAGATGGAGCGCACTCTGGCCCTGCTGGCCTTTGACAACCCGGAAGAGTCGCCGTTTGGGGACCTGCTTCATATGATGCAGAGGCAGAAGGTAAGACCTGCGAAGGGATCCTCCTTCCATCAGTGAGTGTCCAGAGCCGGACTCAGGAACCACAGTGTGTTGAGTTTGTGGTGACAGAGGCCATCTCTGGCCGTGGGACATGCACTCTTCCTGGCGTGTAATCTTTCACTGCGGGAAGCCAGGAACGGAGCGTTGTGATTATACGATTCTCAGACCTCTTGGTCGGCCTCTCTCCTGTATCTTAATCTTATTCCTGTTCTGTTTGTTTGGAGACTCTTAAAAATAGGTGTCCTCAGCATTTTTACTTCAAATCCCTGTTCCTCTCCTTGCTGGTCTGTTGTGCTGCAGCCTCCGTGATGGCTCGTCACCTCCCCGGAGGGCTTGCCACACCTGTTCCCTCAACGCTGGTTCCGGTGGGACTTGGGTCACGCAcactgccctccaccccccaaacCTGGCTGATGGCATTTCACGGCTCTCCAGGCCAGATGTGATCGTTGCTGaccagactgtgagctccttgtgGACGAAAAATGTGTGTTTAACGTCCCCTGGAGCGCCCCCTGGTTACAGGCTACAcgttcatttaaataaataagcttgCCACATAAAAACAGCTGAAGTAGAAGATGCACGTGATAAgagactctcttcctctgcacATCTAGTGGTTTTTATTGGATGTGTTTATTTTCTAGGTGTGGAGTGAAGTTAACCAAGCTGTCCTAGATTATGAAAATCGTGAGTCAACACCCAAGCTGGCAAAATTACTGAAACTACTCCTTTGGGCTCAGAATGAGCTGGAccagaagaaagtaaaatatccCAAAATGACAGACCTCAGCAAAGGTGTGATCGAGGAGCCCAAGTAGAGTCCGTGCTGGTGGCCCTGCGCTTCCCCGGCACGGACTCCTCGGAGCAGCTGTCTGTGACTCAGAGATTTTTACTGCAGTAGAgaactcttttttcccctttttctttctttctttcttttctttttttttttgactcggCATCTTTTTTAAAGGGAAACGTGGCCCTTTTAAGTGCTGGAAACCGTGCAGTGAATGGCACTGTCTCTTTGGCAGTGCAGTGCAGACTCTGTGCGTGCTCTGAAGGCAAGGACGGGCCGCGGGGCGCTCCTGCTGTTTGGCTCCTGAAGGATCACACCCCCGTCGAGTGCTCGGTTAGGAGGGGATATTGTTGAACTGAGGCCTCCCACTCAAACCTACAAAAAGCACTGatcattattttgctttgttaGCTTGTAGGCAGAACATATGTTTTCTCAGCTCTCCCAAGACTCGTCAGGCCTTTGTGGAGAAGTTTTCTCTTACcccttggttttttgtttttgttctttcataGGAAAGACTATATAAATTTGTAAATCCTAATTCAAAGACTTCTTTTGTGTGAGGGCATTGAGTTtgatttgttttcccttttggtCTGGGTTGTGTGGCTTTTGGGGTGATGTGTGTGTGAGGGGCGGGgctgtgtgttttttaattttttaaatatatattttggtgctGGTTGTGGTGAGCGACTTTCCTAGTGGATCAATGAACCTTCTCTTCTAGGCAGTTTTGTTGAAAATAAAGGTTTCTCTTTGATCTCAAGAATGACCAAAATGTCCTCTAAAAAGTTTTAATCATCTCAAACCATTTGTTTTCGGGGCTTCCGtcctggtggtgatggtggtggcatCAGCTAGTTCCTGCAGCCAGAGGGCCGCTTGCCCCGTCTGGTTGGTCTGGTGTGTGTGCTAGGGAGCCGACCCCCGTGGGCGGAGGGGCGCCGGTGCTGACAGGTGTGTGTCGGCTGCAGGCTGCCCTGACCGGGAGCGCAGCAGGTCAGTGTGTGGTCACTGGCTTGTGCTGTGCTGCTTGTGAGTTCACAGGCATCCTGAATCTGTGCTCTGTGCCCTCCCGCATCCCGCcaccagggcaggggctgggacaCGGGTGCCCTTGTGACTCGGTGTCTCGGCGTGGGGCAAACACGTGCGCATGGACTCACTGCAGGGTGCCCCGGGCATGGTCCTGTAGGGCGATCCTTACAGAGCTCCTGACGGACCCCGCAGGCCGAGGCTTATGGAGGTGGTGCTGACTGTGCCCCGGGGCGCAGGGCCCGTGTGGCCATGGGTGGCTCCGGCCCATCGTCTGGTGGGAGCTGCCCGCTGCCGCAGTGGCTGGGGCTCAGTTGCCCTGGGcagatcctggtcccaggatggagtctggCAGCAGGGGCTTGGCGGAGGGAGGTGCCCAGAGCCACTGACGTGGGGAGCGTGCTTCCATGACCAGAGGGGTCAGGCAGGCCTGTGGAGACGCCCGTAGGTCAGGTGGTGTGCCGCTGATGGCCGGGGCCATGTCCGCCGTGAGCCCGTGGGCCTGGGCATTGTCGCTAAGTGCTGGGACATCAGCTGTTGGCCCACTTcgtgtctgccttccgcttgcACGTGTGCTCTGGGCGTAGTGGTTTGGAGCGGCGGACAGGCGCCTGCCCTGGGTGGTGACCGAGGCAGAGGCAGGGCGGTGCGGGCTCtgtgggccctcccggcctctgacTGCCCTCCTGCTGCCCTTTTGCTTTTGTGAGGATGAAGGTGGGGGTTCTCCTCGGCGCCCGGGAGGGAGCACGTGTCCCCTCCAAATGTGACCTTTCTTTGGGGCCGTTTCCTCTGAGGCTTGAGGGTGACAAGTTGGAGCAGAAGGTTTTAACCCTTAGGTAATTAATCGTCGCCTAGAGCAGGAGCTGGAAGAGAAGTACGAGCAGAGAGGTGTCGGTAACGCTACACGTTTGAGACGCACCAGAGAATTCAGCATGCTTCTAGTGAGTTTTTCTTAGTGTATATAAGGCCCTTTATGTGCATAATTAATATACGATCCC
It includes:
- the GID8 gene encoding glucose-induced degradation protein 8 homolog translates to MSYAEKPDEITKDEWMEKLNNLHVQRADMNRLIMNYLVTEGFKEAAEKFRMESGIEPSVDLETLDERIKIREMILKGQIQEAIALINSLHPELLDTNRYLYFHLQQQHLIELIRQRETEAALEFAQTQLAEQGEESRECLTEMERTLALLAFDNPEESPFGDLLHMMQRQKVWSEVNQAVLDYENRESTPKLAKLLKLLLWAQNELDQKKVKYPKMTDLSKGVIEEPK